CGCGCACCTTGTAGTTCAGCGTCTCGCTGCGCGCGTCGAGGTGCGAACGGACGCCGGCCGCGCGCAGGCTTTCGTGGAACCGCCGCGCCGCCTCGTTCTGGGTGTCGCCGATCGGGAGGACGCGCACCTGCTCGGGCGCGAGCCACAGCGGGAACGCCCCCGCGAAGTGCTCGATCAGGAACCCGATGAACCGCTCCAGCGTGCCGAAGATCGCTCGGTGGATCATCACCGGGCAGTGCGGCTTGTTGTCGGCCCCAGTGTACTCGAGCTGGAAGCGATCGGGGAGCATGAAGTCGAGCTGGATGGTCGTCCCCTGCCACTCTCGCCCGATGGCGTCCTTGAACTTCACGTCGATCTTGGGGCCGTAGAAGGCGCCGCCACCGACATCCAGACGGTAGGGGAGCCCGCGCCGGTCGAGTGCGGCCTGGAGCGCGCTTTCCGCCTGGTCCCATACTTCGTCGCTCCCCAGCTTCTGATCGGGGCGGGTCGCGAGGTCGAGCCGGTACTCGATCCCGAAGGTGCGGCGGAGCACCAGGTCCGTCAGGTCGATGAGGTTGAAGATCTCCTCCTCGATCTGGTCCGGCCGCATGAAGAGGTGCGCGTCGTCCATCGAGAGGCCGCGCACCCGCAGCATCCCGTGCAGCGTGCCCGACCTCTCGTTGCGGTAGACGTTGGCGATCTCCGCGAGGCGCAGCGGCAGGTCGCGGTAGCTCCGCTGCTGGCTCTGGTAGATGAGGATGTGCATCGGGCAGTTCATCGGCTTGACCCGGTAGCGCACCCCTTCACTCTCCCCGGCTCCGCCCGCCATCGCCGGGAACTGGTTCTCCGCGTAGTACGGTAGATGGCCGGAGCGGATGAACAGCTCTTCGCGGGTGATGTGGGGCGTGTACACCAGGTGGTAGCCGCGCTCGAGGATCAGGTCCTCGATGAAGCGCGAGAGCTGGAACTTCAGCATCGCGCCCTTGGGATGCCAGAGGATCAGCCCCGGCCCGACGTCCTCCTGGATCGAGAACAGGTCGAGCGCCTTGCCGATGACGCGGTGGTCGCGCTTCCGCGCCTCCTCGAGCCGATCGAGGTACCGCTCGAGCTCCTGCTTGCCGAACCAGGCGGTGCCGTAGATGCGCTGCAGCATCTGGCGGCGCTCGTCGCCGCGCCAGTACGCGCCGGCCCCGTGCAGCAGCTTGAAATGCTGGATGCGCCCGGTGCTGGGCAGGTGCGGGCCGCGGCAGAGGTCCGCGAACGGGCCGTCGGTGTAGACGGAGATCACTTCATCGTCGCGGATCTCGGCAAGGCGCTCGAGCTTGAGCGGGTCGCCGGCGAAACGCTGCTCCGCCTCGCCGCGCGCCACCTCCTCGCGCACGAACGGGTAGTCAGCCTTCACCACTTCGCGCATCTCTGCCTCGATCTTCTCGAGGTCCTCGGGCGTGAAGGGACGCGGCACGGCGAAGTCGTAGTAGAAGCCGTCCTCGATGGGCGGGCCGAAGCCGATGCCGGCATCCGGGAAGAGGCGCCTCACCGCCGTCGCGAGGGCGTGCGCGGCGGAGTGGCGGAGGACGAAGAGCGCGTCCGCGTCCTGGTCGGTGAGCAGCTGGAACGGGCCCGACGAGACCAGCGGCCGGTCCATCTCCACGATGGAGCCGTTCAGCCGCGCGGCGAGCGCGGCCTTCGCCAGCCGCGGGCCGATCGACTCGGCAACGGCGCGCGGCGTCGTGCCCGTGGCTACCCGCCGTTCAGAGCCGTCGGGGAGCGTCAGGACCAGCTCCTCAGTCATGATGGGCCAAGGACGCGAGGACGTGAAGACGAGAAGACGACCACGTTTCGATCCTCAGAGATTCAGCAGGGGACTGACGTGCCGTCCGTACCTGAAGAACAGCACCAGCAACGCCAGGATGACGGCGAACCCGACCCCCCAAGCCAC
This DNA window, taken from Gemmatimonadales bacterium, encodes the following:
- the thrS gene encoding threonine--tRNA ligase, whose product is MTEELVLTLPDGSERRVATGTTPRAVAESIGPRLAKAALAARLNGSIVEMDRPLVSSGPFQLLTDQDADALFVLRHSAAHALATAVRRLFPDAGIGFGPPIEDGFYYDFAVPRPFTPEDLEKIEAEMREVVKADYPFVREEVARGEAEQRFAGDPLKLERLAEIRDDEVISVYTDGPFADLCRGPHLPSTGRIQHFKLLHGAGAYWRGDERRQMLQRIYGTAWFGKQELERYLDRLEEARKRDHRVIGKALDLFSIQEDVGPGLILWHPKGAMLKFQLSRFIEDLILERGYHLVYTPHITREELFIRSGHLPYYAENQFPAMAGGAGESEGVRYRVKPMNCPMHILIYQSQQRSYRDLPLRLAEIANVYRNERSGTLHGMLRVRGLSMDDAHLFMRPDQIEEEIFNLIDLTDLVLRRTFGIEYRLDLATRPDQKLGSDEVWDQAESALQAALDRRGLPYRLDVGGGAFYGPKIDVKFKDAIGREWQGTTIQLDFMLPDRFQLEYTGADNKPHCPVMIHRAIFGTLERFIGFLIEHFAGAFPLWLAPEQVRVLPIGDTQNEAARRFHESLRAAGVRSHLDARSETLNYKVRDGEIAKVPYLAVIGAREVEAGTVAVRIRGAGKKQDVMPQHDFIGKLKDQIANRAMAP